In one window of Streptomyces sp. NBC_01224 DNA:
- a CDS encoding restriction endonuclease, whose translation MGRRRFTIRRPRGVAEYGAAALVAAAAVSLVVRLLVWVGEVLVRWWPVVAVLALLGIAVGAWRAAAAAREHTARAQRLSVLRFTLAEIDAMDDRQFEFALRDLLIRDGWSARQVGQQGDQAADVIAGHPAYGRIVVQAKHTKVAAKVGSQVMYQVKGTAGPVHRANSAVVVTNGSFTRNAREWGDQHTIGWADRERLRSWAELGVPLHQILQLPTLARRRLPGTRQPSPAPYRRTTPEGRTNGVR comes from the coding sequence ATGGGCCGGCGACGCTTTACGATCCGTCGGCCGCGTGGCGTGGCTGAGTACGGGGCGGCGGCCCTGGTCGCCGCCGCAGCGGTCTCCTTGGTGGTGCGGTTGCTCGTGTGGGTGGGCGAGGTGCTCGTACGGTGGTGGCCCGTCGTGGCCGTGCTCGCCCTGCTTGGTATCGCGGTCGGCGCCTGGCGCGCTGCGGCAGCCGCGCGCGAGCACACGGCACGAGCACAGCGTCTGTCCGTGCTGCGGTTCACCCTGGCGGAGATCGACGCGATGGACGACCGGCAGTTCGAGTTCGCGCTGCGGGACCTGCTGATACGGGACGGCTGGTCGGCCCGGCAGGTCGGGCAGCAGGGCGACCAGGCCGCCGACGTCATCGCCGGCCACCCCGCCTACGGGCGGATCGTCGTCCAGGCCAAGCACACCAAGGTCGCCGCGAAGGTCGGCTCCCAGGTCATGTACCAGGTGAAGGGGACAGCCGGCCCCGTCCACCGGGCGAACTCGGCAGTGGTCGTGACGAACGGCAGCTTCACCCGCAACGCCAGGGAGTGGGGAGACCAGCATACGATCGGCTGGGCCGACCGCGAGCGACTGCGTTCGTGGGCAGAGCTGGGCGTCCCACTCCATCAGATCCTGCAACTGCCCACCCTCGCGCGCCGACGGCTCCCCGGCACTCGACAACCGTCCCCCGCTCCGTACCGACGGACGACCCCAGAGGGGAGGACGAACGGTGTTCGATGA